A single genomic interval of Aquipuribacter sp. SD81 harbors:
- the folE gene encoding GTP cyclohydrolase I FolE yields the protein MSASVPDLSVARSRRVDDTAPRTAELVTGPMPEPDLPAAEDAARAFLVALGVDLDRPGLDRTPLRMAKAYAELFRPRPFEMTTFPNDEGYDEMVVARDIEFTSVCEHHLLPFTGHATVGYLPADRILGLSKLARVVELFARRPQVQERMTQQVARWLQEHLEPKGVGVVLTAEHTCMTIRGVQAQGSSTTTSALLGRVREDARTRAEFLAIASR from the coding sequence GTGTCCGCGTCCGTCCCCGACCTGTCCGTCGCCCGTTCCCGCCGCGTCGACGACACCGCCCCGCGCACCGCTGAGCTCGTGACGGGACCCATGCCCGAGCCGGACCTGCCCGCCGCCGAGGACGCCGCGCGGGCCTTCCTCGTGGCGCTCGGCGTCGACCTCGACCGGCCCGGGCTCGACCGCACGCCGCTGCGGATGGCCAAGGCGTACGCGGAGCTGTTCCGCCCGCGCCCGTTCGAGATGACGACGTTCCCCAACGACGAGGGCTACGACGAGATGGTCGTCGCCCGCGACATCGAGTTCACGTCGGTGTGCGAGCACCACCTGCTGCCCTTCACGGGGCACGCGACCGTCGGGTACCTGCCCGCGGACCGCATCCTCGGGCTCAGCAAGCTCGCGCGGGTCGTCGAGCTGTTCGCCCGCCGCCCGCAGGTGCAGGAGCGCATGACGCAGCAGGTCGCCCGCTGGCTGCAGGAGCACCTCGAGCCGAAGGGCGTCGGGGTCGTGCTCACCGCCGAGCACACGTGCATGACGATCCGCGGCGTGCAGGCGCAGGGCTCGAGCACCACGACGTCTGCGCTGCTCGGGCGGGTGCGGGAGGACGCACGGACCCGCGCGGAGTTCCTCGCCATCGCCAGCCGCTGA
- the mscL gene encoding large conductance mechanosensitive channel protein MscL yields MLQGFKDFVLRGNIVELAVAVVIGTAFAALVASVTEQVINPVLAAVGGGGEIPGLSVQLVDGNPATIVNFGALLGAVIQFLITAAVVYFVFVLPMNRLAELRRAGELPAEAAPTPDIELLTEIRDLLRAQQGRPTL; encoded by the coding sequence GTGCTCCAGGGCTTCAAGGACTTCGTGCTCCGCGGCAACATCGTGGAGCTTGCTGTCGCGGTCGTCATCGGCACGGCGTTCGCCGCGCTCGTCGCGTCGGTCACCGAGCAGGTCATCAACCCCGTCCTGGCCGCCGTGGGCGGCGGCGGGGAGATCCCGGGGCTGTCGGTGCAGCTCGTCGACGGCAACCCCGCGACGATCGTCAACTTCGGCGCGCTGCTGGGGGCGGTCATCCAGTTCCTCATCACCGCAGCCGTCGTCTACTTCGTCTTCGTGCTGCCGATGAACAGGCTCGCCGAGCTCCGCCGGGCCGGCGAGCTGCCGGCCGAGGCGGCTCCCACCCCGGACATCGAGCTCCTGACGGAGATCCGCGACCTGCTCCGCGCGCAGCAGGGGCGCCCCACCCTCTGA
- a CDS encoding pilus assembly protein yields the protein MSVRWRLFSLRRRGDRGTTTLEFVVVVPGLLLLVGLLAVAGRVALAGTAVEAAAAAAARQASLERSAGQASASGQQAARGNLDGQGLDCASVQVDVDTSGFARPVGTPAQVRATVTCAVRLSDLSLPGVPGTTRLDATAVSPLDTYRVRG from the coding sequence GTGAGCGTCCGGTGGCGGCTGTTCTCCCTGCGGCGGCGCGGTGACCGGGGGACCACCACGCTGGAGTTCGTCGTCGTGGTGCCCGGTCTGCTCCTGCTCGTCGGTCTGCTCGCCGTGGCGGGCCGGGTGGCCCTGGCCGGTACGGCCGTCGAGGCCGCCGCGGCGGCCGCGGCCCGGCAGGCCTCGCTCGAGCGCTCGGCGGGGCAGGCGTCCGCCTCCGGGCAGCAGGCCGCGCGCGGCAACCTGGACGGCCAGGGCCTGGACTGCGCGTCGGTCCAGGTCGACGTGGACACCAGCGGCTTCGCCCGACCTGTGGGCACACCGGCCCAGGTCCGCGCGACGGTCACCTGCGCGGTGCGGCTGTCGGACCTGAGCCTGCCGGGGGTGCCGGGCACGACCCGGCTCGACGCCACCGCCGTGTCCCCGCTCGACACGTACCGGGTCCGCGGGTGA
- a CDS encoding FmdB family zinc ribbon protein — translation MPTYAYACTACGHEFDAQQSFTDDALTDCPECSGRLRKKFGAVGVVFKGSGFYRTDSRSSSGSGSGSNGSGSGGSGSGSSGGSGSSGESSSASGSSGSGSSGSGSTGSGSGGSGSSSGSSGTSGSSGKGTSGSSAA, via the coding sequence GTGCCGACGTACGCCTACGCGTGCACCGCGTGCGGTCACGAGTTCGACGCCCAGCAGTCCTTCACCGACGACGCCCTCACCGACTGCCCGGAGTGCTCCGGGCGGCTGCGCAAGAAGTTCGGCGCCGTCGGGGTCGTGTTCAAGGGCTCGGGCTTCTACCGCACCGACTCCCGCTCGAGCTCCGGCTCCGGCTCTGGCTCGAACGGGTCCGGCTCCGGCGGGTCCGGCTCCGGCTCCTCGGGCGGGTCGGGGTCCTCGGGCGAGTCGTCCTCTGCCTCCGGCTCGTCGGGCTCAGGTTCCTCGGGCTCCGGCTCGACCGGCTCCGGCTCCGGCGGGTCGGGGTCGTCGTCCGGGTCGTCGGGCACGTCCGGGTCGTCGGGCAAGGGCACGAGCGGGTCCTCGGCCGCCTGA
- a CDS encoding DUF5995 family protein, which translates to MSVRLRPLPGQDPTPRPGPLRGDGLAATDPAIAGVVARMDTALSRLEQLGDPARHFLTTYRDVTHAVGAAAGSGRVEDPAWLARWDVAFAEPYLEALAARERGDHVAGPWREAFAAPADLHPYLHVLLGMNAHINLDMPLSLLAVLSDADVRDERLMASRHRDHEALDSVIAALVPEQSRRLVRVAGPGAAPGPLDRALMPASRAASRQVLRHGRHAVWRNTGVLLGARREGPGALRAATDRLERLTTDRVADLVGPRHPLLHLARRGFGVRL; encoded by the coding sequence GTGTCCGTGCGCCTCCGACCGCTGCCCGGGCAGGACCCGACACCCCGACCCGGACCCCTCAGGGGCGACGGCCTCGCCGCGACGGACCCGGCCATCGCCGGTGTCGTCGCCCGGATGGACACCGCCCTGTCGCGGCTCGAGCAGCTCGGCGACCCGGCCCGGCACTTCCTCACGACCTACCGCGACGTCACGCACGCCGTCGGCGCCGCCGCCGGCTCCGGCCGCGTGGAGGACCCGGCGTGGCTCGCCCGCTGGGACGTCGCCTTCGCCGAGCCCTACCTCGAGGCCCTCGCCGCGCGCGAACGCGGCGACCACGTGGCGGGGCCGTGGCGCGAGGCGTTCGCCGCACCGGCCGACCTGCACCCGTACCTGCACGTCCTGCTCGGCATGAACGCCCACATCAACCTCGACATGCCGTTGTCGCTGCTCGCGGTGCTGAGCGACGCCGACGTCCGCGACGAGCGGCTCATGGCCTCACGGCACCGCGACCACGAGGCGCTCGACTCCGTCATCGCCGCGCTCGTGCCGGAGCAGTCGCGGCGGCTGGTCCGTGTTGCCGGGCCCGGCGCGGCGCCCGGCCCGCTCGACCGCGCGCTCATGCCGGCGTCCCGCGCGGCGTCCCGGCAGGTGCTCCGGCACGGCCGGCACGCGGTGTGGCGCAACACGGGGGTGCTGCTCGGGGCCCGGCGCGAGGGGCCCGGCGCGCTCCGGGCTGCCACCGACCGCCTCGAGCGGCTCACGACGGACCGCGTGGCGGACCTCGTCGGACCCCGGCACCCGCTGCTGCACCTGGCGCGCCGCGGCTTCGGGGTCCGCCTGTAG
- a CDS encoding DMT family transporter, whose protein sequence is MSPTASRPALVLAWFVAASCWGASFLFIKWGLEGLSPAQVALARVLLGSLFLGGWLLVTRTRLPRDRTTWAHLAVLGLFFCFLPFTLFAWAETRIDSGLAAVLNATTPLWTLVLVLAFLPAEKVTTRKVVGLLVGFAGVVVVTLPDLAAGAGGSLLGQLACLGATACYGVALVWVRRFVIPRGVQPLVIAFGQVTCGLGWCLLAAPVLSRDPVDLSWTVVLAMVALGVLGTGLAFVLNTAVTAGLGATFASTVTYLSPVIGVVLGVVVLGEELTVAGVAGGAVVILGVAVGQGLLRLPGRRPDGGPRDARAPAVPATAVATGAAVPPSRGAQPPAGQPDAAAPPPPAGHGAPRARA, encoded by the coding sequence GTGAGCCCGACCGCGTCCCGTCCCGCCCTCGTGCTGGCGTGGTTCGTCGCCGCCTCCTGCTGGGGCGCGAGCTTCCTGTTCATCAAGTGGGGGCTGGAGGGGCTGTCGCCGGCGCAGGTCGCACTCGCCCGGGTCCTGCTCGGGTCGCTGTTCCTCGGCGGCTGGCTGCTCGTCACCCGCACCCGCCTGCCGCGCGACCGCACGACCTGGGCGCACCTGGCGGTCCTCGGGCTGTTCTTCTGCTTCCTGCCCTTCACGCTCTTCGCCTGGGCGGAGACCCGCATCGACAGCGGCCTGGCCGCCGTCCTCAACGCCACCACGCCGCTGTGGACGCTCGTCCTCGTCCTCGCGTTCCTGCCGGCGGAGAAGGTCACGACCCGCAAGGTCGTCGGCCTGCTCGTCGGCTTCGCCGGCGTGGTCGTCGTGACCCTCCCCGACCTCGCCGCCGGAGCCGGCGGCAGCCTGCTGGGGCAGCTGGCGTGCCTGGGGGCGACCGCCTGCTACGGCGTGGCGCTCGTGTGGGTGCGCCGCTTCGTCATCCCGCGCGGGGTCCAGCCGCTCGTCATCGCGTTCGGGCAGGTCACGTGCGGACTCGGCTGGTGCCTGCTCGCGGCCCCGGTGCTGTCGCGCGACCCGGTCGACCTGTCGTGGACGGTCGTCCTCGCGATGGTCGCGCTCGGTGTGCTCGGGACCGGTCTCGCCTTCGTCCTCAACACCGCCGTGACGGCGGGGCTCGGGGCGACGTTCGCGTCGACCGTCACGTACCTGTCGCCGGTCATCGGGGTCGTGCTCGGTGTCGTCGTGCTCGGGGAGGAGCTCACGGTCGCCGGGGTCGCGGGCGGCGCCGTCGTCATCCTGGGGGTGGCCGTCGGCCAGGGCCTGCTGCGTCTCCCGGGTCGTCGTCCGGACGGCGGTCCGCGCGACGCCCGGGCGCCGGCCGTCCCGGCGACGGCGGTGGCGACGGGGGCGGCGGTGCCTCCGTCCCGGGGTGCGCAGCCGCCTGCAGGGCAGCCGGACGCAGCCGCGCCACCTCCTCCCGCAGGGCACGGAGCTCCTCGAGCACGGGCCTGA
- a CDS encoding LysM peptidoglycan-binding domain-containing protein produces MRVVRGLGALLVLVVLLAGIPYALWQLGQLGPLTGNASPQDALDLLLRPDDGSLLLAALTVLGWLAWASFALAVVVEVPAHARGLPSPRVPGLGLQQRAASLLVGAVVALLVGAGAAAPATALTLDDARPAATAAATVDVDGTGSSVTSTTEQRPVGAVSAVPDDGERAAAEPDAPAPASALVVVQQGDSLWSLAETHLGDGTQWRQIAAANLGAPQPDGGALGADGQISPGWQLTVPGAGAVTQDADQGAGTARGDLEHVVERGDTLSAIAAEHLGDADRWPEVAEATEATVQPGGERLEDPDLIYPGWTVTVPGAGEPVAPGPSADAPAEASDASGAGTGTDGADPGAGPDPAVGADGGGDQVGGPSTDPGYPGAGSWGALADAGRADAAGGTDGAGTAEDTATEDTDAAGADDAGDAAADAVDVRTPAGIGGLLAAAAVGLLAARRRDAREERRPGQRLTPPEPEDSRLEEQLRAVAASSGGAHLDGALADLRRRLAASGRGLPPVRAARLTPDDLELYLVEPADLPAPWTALDDRTVWHVELAALTGDEPQRRLVEELGLDLLGGATAPVRRPVDEPLPLPGLVCLGTDDDDGLVLLDLEQLGGLAVVGEAREARTVLAAVAAELAVGRARETVEVLLVGFGAELAAAVPGGALRHVPDVDRLLVELEARRADVDRVLTDAGVGSVADARRSGRAREAWDGQVVLLGDPADVARQAERLSRVLDDLPRGGVTTVVAASHHGDDDLAALIGWQLRLEGGAEEWATLEPAGVVLRPQRLTLPDVQRLTRLQTRPAAVAGPAWGRSLSSVALVGGGGGPAQAATPPPEPEPRLPVAEDLYGGEDPVVQLLGQVRVHHARGPSPASHTARATALVAYLATAGSPRTRSQVAEALSPARRLTEQTVHALASRTRRWLGEDDGGRPYLPRAVDSGTYRVHPAVTTDWQRWQRLLGDDITRTPVAVLVAALELVDEPFAGVVERHYAWAEQQREEVLAGVVDVAHEAARRSLQAGDADLARRAARAGMRVDPAAEVLWRDLLLAEQAAGRPAVVAQLVERLRSYADDLGVDLAPETERLLDEVTAGAGTRRGRRERARAVGL; encoded by the coding sequence ATGAGGGTGGTCCGGGGTCTCGGTGCCCTGCTCGTGCTGGTCGTGCTCCTCGCAGGCATCCCCTACGCGCTGTGGCAGCTGGGCCAGCTCGGTCCGCTGACCGGCAACGCCTCCCCGCAGGACGCCCTCGACCTGCTGCTGCGCCCGGACGACGGGAGCCTGCTCCTCGCGGCGCTCACGGTCCTGGGCTGGCTGGCGTGGGCGTCCTTCGCGCTGGCCGTGGTCGTCGAGGTCCCCGCGCACGCGCGGGGGCTGCCGTCGCCGAGGGTCCCCGGCCTGGGTCTGCAGCAGCGGGCGGCGTCCCTGCTCGTGGGTGCCGTGGTCGCCCTGCTGGTCGGTGCGGGCGCCGCGGCCCCGGCGACCGCGCTCACCCTGGACGACGCGCGGCCCGCCGCGACCGCCGCGGCGACCGTCGACGTCGACGGGACGGGCTCGTCGGTCACCTCGACGACGGAGCAGCGACCGGTCGGGGCGGTGTCGGCGGTGCCCGACGACGGGGAGCGGGCCGCGGCGGAGCCGGACGCGCCGGCGCCCGCGTCGGCGCTCGTCGTCGTGCAGCAGGGGGACAGCCTGTGGTCGCTCGCCGAGACGCACCTCGGCGACGGCACCCAGTGGCGGCAGATCGCCGCGGCGAACCTGGGAGCGCCCCAGCCCGACGGTGGAGCCCTCGGCGCGGACGGGCAGATCAGCCCCGGCTGGCAGCTGACCGTGCCCGGGGCGGGCGCCGTCACCCAGGACGCCGACCAGGGGGCGGGGACCGCGCGCGGCGACCTCGAGCACGTCGTGGAGCGCGGCGACACCCTCTCCGCGATCGCCGCGGAGCACCTGGGCGACGCGGACCGCTGGCCCGAGGTCGCCGAGGCCACCGAGGCGACGGTGCAGCCGGGCGGCGAGCGCCTGGAGGACCCGGACCTCATCTACCCGGGCTGGACGGTCACGGTCCCGGGGGCCGGAGAACCGGTCGCCCCCGGTCCATCCGCCGACGCACCCGCCGAAGCGTCCGACGCGTCCGGCGCGGGCACCGGCACGGATGGCGCCGACCCGGGGGCGGGTCCCGACCCGGCCGTGGGTGCGGACGGGGGTGGCGACCAGGTGGGCGGTCCGTCCACGGACCCCGGCTACCCCGGCGCCGGGTCGTGGGGCGCGCTCGCGGACGCGGGCCGCGCGGACGCCGCGGGCGGGACGGACGGCGCGGGCACCGCCGAGGACACGGCCACCGAGGACACCGACGCGGCGGGCGCCGACGACGCCGGAGACGCCGCAGCCGACGCGGTCGACGTGCGGACACCGGCCGGCATCGGGGGTCTGCTCGCGGCGGCGGCCGTGGGCCTGCTGGCCGCGCGCCGGCGCGACGCCCGCGAGGAACGGCGTCCGGGTCAGCGGCTCACGCCGCCGGAGCCGGAGGACAGCCGCCTCGAGGAGCAGCTGCGGGCCGTCGCCGCGTCCAGCGGGGGTGCGCACCTCGACGGTGCACTCGCCGACCTCCGGCGCAGGCTCGCCGCCTCCGGCCGCGGTCTCCCGCCGGTCCGCGCCGCCCGCCTGACACCCGACGACCTCGAGCTCTACCTGGTGGAGCCCGCGGACCTGCCCGCCCCTTGGACGGCGCTCGACGACCGGACCGTGTGGCACGTCGAGCTCGCCGCCCTGACCGGCGACGAGCCGCAGCGCCGACTCGTCGAGGAGCTCGGGCTCGACCTGCTCGGGGGCGCCACCGCACCGGTCCGCCGGCCGGTCGACGAGCCGCTGCCGCTGCCCGGGCTCGTGTGCCTCGGCACGGACGACGACGACGGCCTCGTGCTCCTCGACCTCGAGCAGCTGGGCGGGCTCGCCGTCGTCGGCGAGGCGCGGGAGGCGCGGACGGTCCTGGCCGCGGTCGCCGCCGAGCTCGCCGTCGGTCGGGCGCGGGAGACCGTCGAGGTCCTCCTCGTCGGCTTCGGGGCCGAGCTGGCCGCGGCCGTACCCGGCGGCGCCCTCCGCCACGTGCCGGACGTCGACCGGCTGCTCGTGGAGCTCGAGGCGCGCCGCGCCGACGTCGACCGGGTCCTCACCGACGCGGGTGTCGGCAGCGTCGCGGACGCGAGGCGGAGCGGTCGAGCCCGCGAGGCGTGGGACGGGCAGGTCGTGCTGCTCGGCGACCCCGCCGACGTGGCCCGCCAGGCCGAACGGCTGTCGAGGGTGCTCGACGACCTGCCGCGCGGCGGGGTGACGACCGTGGTCGCCGCGTCGCACCACGGCGACGACGACCTCGCGGCCCTCATCGGCTGGCAGCTGCGGCTCGAGGGCGGCGCGGAGGAGTGGGCGACGCTCGAGCCCGCAGGGGTCGTCCTTCGTCCGCAGCGCCTGACCCTGCCGGACGTGCAGCGGCTCACCCGCCTGCAGACGCGGCCCGCCGCGGTGGCCGGGCCGGCGTGGGGGCGCTCGCTGTCCTCCGTGGCGCTGGTCGGTGGGGGAGGGGGTCCCGCGCAGGCCGCCACCCCGCCCCCGGAGCCGGAGCCTCGACTGCCGGTGGCCGAGGACCTGTACGGCGGCGAGGACCCGGTCGTGCAGCTGCTGGGGCAGGTGCGCGTGCACCACGCTCGCGGGCCGTCCCCCGCCAGCCACACGGCGCGCGCCACCGCGCTCGTCGCGTACCTCGCGACCGCCGGCTCGCCGCGCACGCGCTCCCAGGTGGCCGAGGCCCTCTCCCCGGCGCGACGGCTCACGGAGCAGACGGTGCACGCCCTCGCCTCACGGACCCGCCGCTGGCTCGGCGAGGACGACGGCGGCCGGCCGTACCTGCCGCGGGCGGTCGACTCCGGCACGTACCGCGTGCACCCCGCGGTCACGACCGACTGGCAGCGCTGGCAGCGGCTGCTCGGCGACGACATCACCCGCACCCCGGTCGCGGTCCTCGTTGCGGCGCTCGAGCTGGTCGACGAGCCGTTCGCGGGTGTCGTCGAGCGGCACTACGCGTGGGCGGAGCAGCAGCGGGAGGAGGTCCTCGCCGGTGTCGTGGACGTGGCGCACGAGGCGGCGAGACGCTCGTTGCAGGCCGGTGACGCGGACCTCGCGCGCCGGGCCGCCCGCGCGGGCATGCGGGTGGACCCCGCGGCCGAGGTGCTGTGGCGGGACCTGCTGCTCGCGGAGCAGGCCGCGGGCCGGCCCGCCGTCGTCGCGCAGCTCGTCGAGCGCCTCCGCTCCTACGCCGACGACCTCGGCGTCGACCTCGCGCCGGAGACCGAGCGGCTGCTCGACGAGGTCACCGCCGGTGCCGGGACGCGCCGCGGTCGCCGGGAGCGGGCGCGCGCCGTGGGCCTGTGA
- a CDS encoding NAD-dependent protein deacetylase: MVVHPLPVEAAAGTLEEAYRLLAGGGVVALTGAGLSTDSGIPDYRGPGSPRRTPMTYQQFTRSADARRRYWARSHVGWLRMSTAAPNDGHRALAALGTRGLVDAVVTQNVDGLHVAAGSDPVVELHGALSRVVCLDCGVRSERRRLHERLSALNPGWAERDDLPEADVAPDGDVVIDDTDGFVVAACETCGGALKPDVVFFGENVPVGRVERCYGLVDGARALLVAGTSCTVFSGRRFVKRAASRGIPVVVVNRGPTRAAELATVHLDEGCSPVLTALSARLAA, from the coding sequence ATGGTCGTGCACCCGCTGCCTGTGGAGGCGGCCGCCGGCACGCTCGAGGAGGCCTACCGGCTCCTCGCGGGCGGTGGGGTCGTCGCGCTCACGGGAGCCGGGCTCAGCACGGACTCCGGCATCCCGGACTACCGCGGCCCCGGCTCGCCGCGCCGCACGCCCATGACGTACCAGCAGTTCACGCGCAGCGCCGACGCGAGACGCCGCTACTGGGCGCGCAGCCACGTCGGCTGGCTGCGCATGTCGACCGCGGCCCCGAACGACGGCCACCGGGCGCTCGCCGCGCTCGGCACGCGGGGGCTCGTCGACGCGGTCGTCACGCAGAACGTCGACGGGCTGCACGTCGCGGCGGGCTCCGACCCGGTCGTCGAGCTGCACGGGGCGCTGTCGCGGGTGGTCTGCCTGGACTGCGGCGTGCGCTCGGAGCGCCGCCGGCTTCACGAGCGGCTGAGCGCGCTCAACCCGGGCTGGGCCGAGCGGGACGACCTGCCCGAGGCCGACGTCGCGCCGGACGGCGACGTCGTCATCGACGACACGGACGGCTTCGTCGTCGCCGCGTGCGAGACCTGCGGCGGGGCGCTCAAGCCGGACGTCGTGTTCTTCGGCGAGAACGTGCCGGTCGGGCGGGTCGAGCGCTGCTACGGCCTCGTCGACGGCGCCCGGGCCCTGCTCGTGGCGGGGACGTCGTGCACCGTCTTCTCGGGGCGTCGGTTCGTCAAGCGGGCGGCGTCCCGCGGGATCCCCGTGGTCGTCGTCAACCGGGGTCCGACCAGGGCGGCAGAGCTCGCGACGGTGCACCTGGACGAGGGGTGCTCACCGGTGCTGACCGCCCTGTCGGCCCGTCTCGCGGCCTGA
- a CDS encoding type II secretion system F family protein produces MPPLSLQLALLVGAVVGLGLFLVVRELVPASPRLDDALDRLRTQRVRVVPTEGRRSLQSRVGEGLARRSGRLPFVTVPTRELAILRVQPSEFLGEKALLALIGLAFPPVATIIFRWLGLGVPLLVPAGASLVLGLVFFLLPDAGVRTKAARAREEFARAVGAYLELVALERRAGSGPTQALARASSVAESWPFVRIRQELMRAQLAGTAPWTSLAELSEELGVPALEETADIVRLAGEDGGSVYEALRARGRGLRTELLAAEQSRANATTQSLGVPVAALGLVFSLLLFTPAALEIL; encoded by the coding sequence GTGCCGCCGCTGAGCCTGCAGCTCGCCCTCCTCGTCGGGGCCGTCGTCGGCCTCGGCCTGTTCCTCGTCGTCCGCGAGCTCGTCCCGGCGAGTCCCCGCCTCGACGACGCGCTCGACCGGCTGCGCACGCAGCGGGTGCGCGTGGTGCCGACCGAGGGCCGCCGCTCGCTGCAGTCGCGCGTCGGCGAGGGCCTCGCGCGGCGCAGCGGCCGCCTCCCGTTCGTCACCGTCCCCACCCGCGAGCTCGCCATCCTCCGCGTGCAGCCGAGCGAGTTCCTCGGCGAGAAGGCGCTGCTCGCGCTCATCGGCCTCGCCTTCCCTCCCGTGGCGACCATCATCTTCCGCTGGCTCGGCCTCGGCGTGCCGCTCCTCGTCCCCGCGGGCGCCTCGCTGGTGCTCGGTCTCGTGTTCTTCCTCCTGCCCGACGCCGGGGTCCGGACCAAGGCGGCGCGGGCCCGCGAGGAGTTCGCCCGCGCCGTCGGCGCCTACCTCGAGCTCGTCGCGCTCGAACGGCGTGCCGGCAGCGGGCCCACCCAGGCCCTCGCCCGCGCCTCCTCCGTGGCGGAGTCCTGGCCGTTCGTGCGCATCCGGCAGGAGCTCATGCGGGCGCAGCTGGCCGGCACCGCCCCGTGGACGAGCCTCGCGGAGCTCTCCGAGGAGCTCGGCGTGCCCGCCCTGGAGGAGACGGCCGACATCGTGCGCCTGGCCGGCGAGGACGGCGGCTCGGTGTACGAGGCGCTCCGGGCGCGTGGGCGTGGCCTGCGTACGGAGCTGCTCGCCGCCGAGCAGAGCCGTGCGAACGCCACCACGCAGAGCCTGGGGGTGCCCGTCGCGGCGCTCGGCCTCGTCTTCTCGCTCCTGCTCTTCACCCCCGCGGCACTGGAGATCCTGTGA
- a CDS encoding pilus assembly protein TadG-related protein, translating to MQRRCRRVGGDRGSTTLFVVVLMVALLLAAGLVTDGAGRVQALQRADTVAAEAARAAGQELDAARAVQGDPGVLDTARAAAAARAHLAAAGVEGSVRTTSVPTPAGIVAAVTVTARVVHDPVFLGGTRTVTGTATARLAQGVT from the coding sequence GTGCAGCGACGGTGCCGACGGGTCGGCGGCGACCGCGGGTCGACCACGCTGTTCGTCGTCGTCCTCATGGTCGCGCTGCTGCTCGCGGCGGGGCTGGTCACCGACGGCGCCGGTCGCGTCCAGGCGCTGCAGCGGGCGGACACCGTCGCCGCGGAGGCCGCCCGCGCCGCGGGGCAGGAGCTCGACGCCGCCCGGGCCGTCCAGGGTGACCCCGGGGTGCTCGACACCGCACGCGCCGCCGCTGCGGCTCGCGCCCACCTGGCCGCGGCCGGGGTCGAGGGCTCGGTCCGGACGACGTCGGTCCCGACCCCGGCCGGCATCGTCGCCGCCGTCACTGTCACGGCCAGGGTCGTCCACGACCCTGTCTTCCTCGGTGGCACGCGCACGGTCACGGGCACCGCGACCGCGCGCCTCGCGCAGGGCGTCACCTGA
- a CDS encoding TadE family protein — protein MSIRRDRRLSGGGEADRGATTLELVVLFPVMLLLVFGILQGVFWYHARTVALAAAGSGVAVTRTEQGTSAAGRAAASDFVERAGGGEVLAGVQVQAARSATEASVTVSGRAPSLLPGLPGPPVRQTATGPVERVTTS, from the coding sequence GTGAGCATCCGGCGGGACCGCCGCCTCAGCGGGGGCGGCGAGGCGGACCGCGGCGCGACGACGCTCGAGCTCGTCGTGCTGTTCCCCGTCATGCTGCTGCTCGTCTTCGGCATCCTGCAGGGCGTCTTCTGGTACCACGCGCGCACCGTGGCGCTCGCCGCGGCCGGCAGCGGGGTGGCGGTGACGCGCACCGAGCAGGGCACGAGCGCGGCGGGCAGGGCGGCCGCGAGCGACTTCGTCGAGCGCGCCGGCGGGGGGGAGGTCCTCGCGGGGGTGCAGGTGCAGGCCGCCCGGAGCGCCACCGAGGCCAGCGTGACCGTGAGCGGGCGGGCGCCGTCCCTGCTGCCGGGGCTGCCCGGTCCGCCGGTGCGCCAGACCGCGACCGGCCCCGTGGAGCGGGTGACGACCTCGTGA